A genomic region of Rheinheimera sp. MMS21-TC3 contains the following coding sequences:
- a CDS encoding putative metalloprotease CJM1_0395 family protein — MITSHYPNVSINTANPLTEQARRDNSRIDLFTPVKQAEKSSAEKPVVTDEKTANSAKSQPSNNPESTKDTETYQAINPRSKQNSEQDAKKEQQAEAEDKQAEAAELKAIAKLKARDTEVKTHEQAHASVGGSYAAAPSYSYEQGPDGKRYAVGGEVQIDVAPVANDPKATVAKMQQVQAAALAPAQPSSADLAIAAKAAQQAQQARAELTAENSSYATNSKMAKRRELISSFYQQSTLPLQQNPAQTV; from the coding sequence ATGATTACGTCGCACTATCCTAATGTCAGCATCAACACTGCTAACCCGCTTACCGAGCAAGCGCGGCGTGATAACTCACGTATAGACTTATTCACACCAGTTAAACAAGCTGAAAAATCCAGTGCAGAAAAACCGGTTGTAACTGATGAAAAAACAGCTAATTCTGCTAAAAGTCAGCCAAGTAATAATCCTGAATCAACAAAGGATACTGAGACCTATCAAGCAATTAACCCACGCTCAAAGCAAAACTCAGAGCAAGATGCTAAGAAAGAACAGCAAGCTGAAGCAGAAGATAAACAAGCTGAAGCAGCTGAATTAAAAGCAATTGCAAAATTAAAAGCTAGAGATACTGAAGTTAAAACCCATGAACAAGCTCATGCTAGTGTTGGTGGAAGCTATGCCGCAGCACCTAGCTATAGTTATGAACAAGGGCCAGATGGTAAGCGGTACGCGGTAGGCGGGGAAGTGCAAATTGATGTTGCCCCTGTTGCCAACGACCCTAAGGCAACTGTTGCCAAAATGCAGCAAGTGCAAGCTGCCGCCTTAGCTCCTGCTCAACCTTCTTCTGCTGACTTAGCCATTGCCGCTAAAGCCGCGCAACAAGCGCAGCAAGCGCGTGCCGAGCTAACGGCTGAAAACAGCTCTTATGCCACAAATAGTAAAATGGCAAAACGGCGTGAGCTGATCTCAAGCTTTTATCAGCAATCAACATTACCGCTACAACAAAACCCTGCCCAAACAGTTTAA
- a CDS encoding metallophosphoesterase, whose translation MRKLLTPKLFNWLALPMLALIGAEIALASSDFNDGPHIFFQQDTNTVEIKWYCAGAVVVQQQAINAIVSPKCGYNKPITISQDLVTASAEKYTATKMAVLSDIHGQYGIFKALLQANGIIDQQLDWQFADGHLVIAGDVLDRGDGVTESLWLLYQLSHQAELAGGKVHLLLGNHETMVMYDDLRYVNKHYLEAAEALDTTYPQLFSEQTVLGRWLRSLPVITQINDMVFLHGGLHLDFLSLNLSITEVNQQYSQSLGLSKQQLRQVPVLDFLYGSLGPLWYRGYFRDKDATTAADLKLLLTNLKINTIVVGHTSMEGVFSHYNGQIFSVDSSIKRGKSGEILLWQHGNFSRGTLTGEQLPVPVWSKKPE comes from the coding sequence ATGAGAAAGCTTTTAACTCCCAAACTATTTAATTGGCTGGCACTGCCAATGCTGGCTTTAATTGGGGCAGAGATCGCACTTGCTAGCAGCGATTTTAATGATGGTCCGCATATATTTTTTCAACAAGATACTAATACGGTAGAGATAAAATGGTATTGCGCAGGTGCTGTTGTGGTTCAACAGCAAGCTATAAACGCTATTGTTAGCCCTAAGTGTGGTTACAATAAACCTATTACCATTAGCCAAGATTTAGTAACAGCATCAGCAGAAAAATATACAGCTACGAAAATGGCTGTGTTAAGTGATATTCATGGTCAATACGGTATTTTTAAAGCTTTATTACAAGCCAACGGCATTATAGATCAGCAATTAGATTGGCAATTTGCTGATGGCCACTTAGTTATAGCAGGCGATGTTTTAGACCGTGGCGATGGTGTAACCGAAAGTTTATGGTTGCTTTATCAATTATCGCATCAAGCCGAGTTAGCGGGTGGTAAGGTGCATTTATTGCTAGGCAACCATGAAACTATGGTGATGTATGATGATTTGCGCTATGTAAACAAGCACTACCTTGAAGCAGCAGAGGCCTTAGATACTACTTACCCGCAGTTATTTTCTGAACAGACAGTATTAGGCCGTTGGTTACGCAGCTTGCCAGTAATTACGCAAATAAATGATATGGTGTTTTTACATGGTGGCTTGCATCTTGATTTTTTAAGTTTAAATTTATCGATTACTGAAGTTAATCAGCAATATAGTCAGTCACTTGGCCTAAGTAAGCAGCAATTAAGACAAGTTCCAGTATTAGATTTTTTATATGGCTCTTTAGGTCCACTATGGTATCGCGGCTATTTTCGCGATAAAGATGCAACCACGGCTGCAGATTTAAAACTACTTTTAACCAACTTAAAGATAAATACTATTGTTGTTGGCCATACTTCTATGGAAGGTGTTTTTTCGCATTATAATGGCCAGATATTTTCTGTAGATAGCAGTATCAAACGCGGTAAAAGTGGCGAGATATTGCTGTGGCAGCATGGCAATTTTAGCCGAGGCACCCTTACTGGAGAGCAACTTCCTGTGCCAGTTTGGTCAAAAAAGCCGGAATAG